A window of the Arachis duranensis cultivar V14167 chromosome 5, aradu.V14167.gnm2.J7QH, whole genome shotgun sequence genome harbors these coding sequences:
- the LOC107489561 gene encoding uncharacterized protein LOC107489561, with protein sequence MDPSSNSAPQAPNSSAIPSQPQPNPEGDINAITLRSGTQLKERKVKDPSPIIITQEEEGIEIEEIEEEEKAQVIVEDEETQPTSEAPKNKGAVEEEIDQPILFPTLAKKARKRMELDPKMVEMFKKVEVTIPLFDAIHQVPKYAKFLKDLCMNKDRILELETIPLGSSISTLMGALPEKCDDSGPCMVTCTVDGVQFLDCMCDLGACVSIMPLSVYRILRLPPLKRSTARFVLVDKSIITVTDVVEDVLVNIKGLVFLIDFYFLEMSSSESERASSILLGRPFLRTSKFKLDAYSGTYSFEIDGRVVSFSLEEAMKHPPENHFLFRCDPIDNIVAEVHLAKLDEKHMIEDISENPSEANALPPSGSSGSSNLKSRPKGRIKAITTPPKVLIS encoded by the coding sequence ATGGACCCATCCTCTAATTCTGCTCCTCAAGCTCCGAATTCTAGTGCCATTCCCTCTCAACCTCAACCCAATCCCGAAGGTGACATTAATGCTATTACCTTGAGATCCGGGACTCAATTGAAAGAGAGGAAGGTAAAGGACCCAAGTCCGATCATAATCACTCAAGAGGAGGAAGGAATCGAGatagaagaaatagaagaggaggagaaagCACAAGTCATAGTTGAGGATGAAGAGACTCAACCAACAAGTGAGGCCCCCAAGAATAAGGGAGCCGTGGAAGAAGAAATTGACCAACCAATCCTATTTCCTACACTTGCAAAGAAAGCTAGGAAGCGTATGGAACTTGACCCCAAAATGGTGGAGatgttcaagaaagttgaggtaaccatcCCCCTTTTTGATGCTATCCATCAAGTTCCTAAATATGCAAAATTCCTTAAGGATTTATGCATGAACAAGGATAGAATTCTTGAGTTAGAAACTATTCCATTAGGGAGTTCTATTTCCACTTTAATGGGAGCATTACCCGAGAAGTGTGATGATTCGGGCCCGTGCATGGTCACTTGCACCGTAGATGGGGTTCAATTTCTAGATTGTATGTGTGATCTCGGTGCATGCGTTAGCATTATGCCTCTTTCCGTCTACCGTATATTGAGGCTGCCACCATTGAAGAGGTCGACGGCAAGATTTGTTTTGGTAGACAAGAGCATAATAACCGTGACAGATGTTGTGGAAGATGTATTGGTAAATATAAAAGGGTTGGTGTTTCTAATTGATTTTTACTTTCTTGAGATGTCATCAAGCGAGTCCGAGAGGGCATCATCTATCCTACTTGGGAGACCATTTTTGAGGACCTCTAAGTTCAAGTTAGATGCCTACTCGGGAACCTACTCGTTTGAAATAGATGGGAGAGTCGTGAGTTTTAGCCTAGAAGAAGCAATGAAACACCCACCGGAGAATCATTTTCTATTCCGGTGTGACCCAATTGACAACATTGTGGCCGAAGTACATCTTGCGAAGTTAGATGAGAAGCATATGATTGAAGACATAAGTGAAAATCCAAGTGAAGCGAACGCATTACCCCCATCCGGATCATCTGGAAGTTCAAACCTCAAGTCAAGACCAAAAGGTAGAATTAAAGCCATTACCACCCCACCTAAAGTACTCATATCTTGA